One segment of Erigeron canadensis isolate Cc75 chromosome 2, C_canadensis_v1, whole genome shotgun sequence DNA contains the following:
- the LOC122589830 gene encoding actin-related protein 5: MPFICQTERQKDYNLIPSSCPIVIDNGASYFRIGWAGESEPRIIFRNIVQRPRHKITGETVTVVGDHDPALLRYFDCTRSGPRSAFDNDVVFQFEIMEYILDFAFDRLGADRSPIDHPILITECPCTPVHSRCKMAELLFETYGVPSIAFGVAAAFSYKFNQKLGICDEDGIAICSGFNTSHVIPFINGEPFYEACCRTNVGGYHVTNYLKQLLSLKYPHHMARLTWEKVEDLKMEHCYIAPDYVSEVRLFQKGTKEAEEKTKCWQLPWTPAPVEEPPSEEEIARKAALKERQGQRLREMAEAKRSSKINELENELKGLEFLVHQLRDVNGNDVQSFLAETGYVSKQEIEAAIAKVTQSLRKFKGEQDEFEEKPDISNAEKYTLLDIPDNMLTPDQIKEKKRQLFLKTTSEGRQKAKQKRFEEELEREKRNKEDEQRRLENPELYMEQLRVKYRDLSEKVDQRKRLKANGNGTDNNTSGGVGRGERLNALQKERMRLLTTAAFDRGKGEDTFGMKDEDWQLYKKMSKDNDDEDEGPNEDETELARVASKLRELDPTFFPNSAASSSGTEPPRIRPLTKEDFQILIGVERFRCPEILFHPNLIGIEQAGLDEMVGVSIQRLKSRSQSLVENKNLTSSILINGGSSLFPGMSERLEAGIRMIRPCGTPIRIVRASDAVLDAWRGASSFASTRHFTRQVFNMTDYYEKGENWLRGYQLKYTY; the protein is encoded by the exons ATGCCATTCATATGTCAAACAGAAAGACAAAAAGATTACAATCTTATACCTTCAAGCTGTCCAATTGTCATTGATAATGGGGCTTCCTATTTCAGAATTgg GTGGGCAGGAGAGAGCGAGCCTCGAATAATTTTCCGAAACATTGTTCAGCGGCCGCGTCATAAGATTACGG GTGAAACAGTGACGGTTGTTGGTGACCATGATCCTGCATTGTTGAGATACTTTGATTGCACTCGCTCTGGACCACGTTCAGCATTTGATAATGATGTGGTCTTTCAGTTTGAGATAATGGAATAT ATTCTTGACTTTGCATTTGATAGGTTGGGGGCAGATCGATCTCCG ATTGATCATCCCATCCTTATTACAGAATGTCCATGCACCCCTGTACATTCGCGTTGTAAAATGGCTGAACTTCTGTTTGAGACATATGGGGTTCCTTCTATAG CTTTTGGTGTCGCTGCTGCGTTCAGCTACAAGTTTAATCAGAAACTTGGAATTTGTGATGAAGATGGTATTGCAATCTGTTCAGGGTTTAACACGAGCCATGTGATCCCG TTTATTAATGGAGAGCCTTTTTACGAAGCATGCTGTCGAACTAATGTTGGTGGCTACCATGTCACCAATTACCTAAAGCAACTTCTTTCACTAAAGTACCCCCATCATAT GGCGAGGCTTACATGGGAGAAAGTAGAAGATTTAAAGATGGAACATTGTTATATCGCTCCAGATTATGTTTCTGAAGTCAGATTATTTCAG AAAGGGACAAAAGAAGCTGAAGAGAAGACGAAATGTTGGCAACTTCCTTGGACGCCGGCGCCAGTTGAAGAGCCGCCATCTGAAGAGGAGATTGCTAGAAAAGCAGCTTTAAAGGAAAGGCAAGGCCAAAGGTTGAGAGAAATGGCTGAGGCTAAAAGATCttcaaaaataaatgaattagaAAATGAATTAAAAGGATTAGAATTTCTTGTACACCAACTTAGAGATGTAAACGGAAATGATGTTCAATCTTTCCTTGCTGAAACCGGTTATGTCTCCAAGCAAGAAATTGAAGCTGCTATTGCCAAAGTAACACAGTCTTTAAGGAAGTTCAAGGGCGAGCAAGATGAATTTGAGGAGAAACCTGATATTTCCAACGCAGAAAAATATACGCTTCTTGATATTCCTGACAACATGCTTACACCGGACCAG ATAAAGGAAAAGAAGAGACAACTATTTCTTAAAACGACATCAGAAGGCCGACAGAAAGCGAAACAGAAGCGTTTTGAAGAAGAACTGGAGCGGGAAAAGCGTAATAAGGAAGATGAACAAAGGCGCCT CGAAAACCCTGAGCTTTACATGGAGCAACTGCGTGTCAAATACCGAGATCTATCTGAGAAAGTTGACCAGCGGAAACGACTCAAGGCCAATGGTAATGGAACCGATAACAATACATCAGGAGGTGTTGGTCGCGGGGAGAGACTGAATGCTCTCCAGAAGGAAAGGATGCGTTTGTTGACAACTGCAGCATTTGATAGAGGGAAGGGGGAGGATACTTTTGGAATGAAAGATGAAGATTGGCAGTTATATAAGAAGATGAGCAAAGATAATGATGACGAGGATGAGGGACCCAATGAGGATGAGACTGAGCTGGCTCGCGTTGCTTCTAAACTTCGG GAACTAGACCCCACATTTTTTCCAAACTCAGCAGCGAGCTCATCTGGCACTGAACCACCACGTATCCGTCCTTTAACAAAAGAAGATTTCCAGATACTAATCGGTGTAGAAAGGTTCAGGTGCCCTGAGATTCTTTTCCACCCAAACTTAATTGGGATTGAACAGGCGGGATTAGATGAGATGGTCGGTGTATCAATACAAAGGTTGAAATCCAGAAGTCAAAGTTTGGTAGAGAACAAGAATCTGACCAGTTCAATCCTTATAAATGGTGGAAGCTCTCTTTTTCCTGGGATGAGTGAACGTTTGGAGGCAGGAATCCGTATGATTAGGCCATGTGGGACCCCTATAAGGATCGTTAGAGCATCAGATGCAGTCCTTGATGCGTGGCGTGGAGCCTCTTCTTTTGCGTCAACTAGGCATTTTACCCGTCAAGTTTTTAACATGACAGATTATTATGAGAAAGGTGAAAATTGGCTCCGTGGATACCAATTGAAGTACACATATTAG
- the LOC122589832 gene encoding protein FIZZY-RELATED 3 has translation MDTNQRRKSGINLPAGMSETSLRLNTGGVGSPSPLIRTLSTPSPRSMSPRTISNLSSSPSSKSAGVCSDRFIPCRSSSRLHTFGLIDKPSPVKEGGGGTNEAYTRLLRCELFGSDFGYSSPAGSGGTKGSGFGSGLGSPIGSPNRNMLRFKTDNSGQNSPYSGSILGQDNGLNFESTTPPKPPRKVPKTPHKVLDAPSLQDDFYLNLVDWSSQNVLAVGLGSCVYLWTATTSKVTKLCDLGPNDGVCSVQWTREGSYISVGTSLGKVQVWDGTQCKKVRTMGGHQTRTGVLAWSSRILSSGSRDRNILQHDLRVPSDYISKLVGHKSEVCGLKWSHDDRELASGGNDNQLLVWNQHATQPVLKLTEHTAAVKAIAWSPHQSNLLVSGGGTADRCIRFWNTANGNQLNHVDTGSQVCNLAWSKNVNELVSTHGYSQNQIMVWKYPTLAKVATLTGHSMRVLYLAMSPDGQTIVTGAGDETLRFWNVFPSVKSPAAVRDSGLMSLGRTHIR, from the exons ATGGATACAAACCAAAGAAGAAAAAGCGGGATCAATCTCCCCGCTGGGATGTCGGAAACCTCACTTCGTCTCAATACGGGTGGAGTCGGGTCTCCTTCCCCGTTGATTCGAACCTTGTCTACACCTTCTCCTCGTTCAATGTCGCCTAGAACGATCTCGAATTTATCTTCTTCGCCGTCTTCTAAGTCAGCTGGAGTCTGCAGTGATCGGTTTATCCCGTGTAGATCGTCTTCTAGATTGCACACATTCGGGTTGATTGATAAACCGTCTCCGGTTAAAGAAGGCGGTGGAGGGACTAATGAGGCTTACACAAGGTTATTAAGGTGTGAGTTATTTGGTTCTGATTTTGGGTATTCTTCTCCTGCAGGTAGTGGTGGGACTAAAGGATCTGGCTTTGGTTCGGGTTTGGGGTCGCCGATTGGCAGTCCGAATAGGAACATGCTGCGGTTCAAAACGGATAATTCGGGCCAGAATTCGCCTTATTCGGGCTCCATATTGGGTCAGGATAATGGGTTGAACTTTGAGTCTACTACTCCACCTAAGCCTCCAAGAAAAGTCCCCAAAACACCTCATAAG GTTTTGGATGCACCATCGCTTCAAGACGACTTCTACTTGAACCTTGTGGATTGGTCATCACAGAATGTACTTGCAGTTGGACTCGGCAGCTGTGTTTATTTATGGACTGCAACAACCAGCAAA GTGACCAAGCTGTGTGATTTGGGGCCTAACGACGGGGTGTGCTCAGTTCAATGGACCCGAGAAGGGTCTTATATATCTGTTGGTACTAGTCTAGGAAAAGTTCAG GTTTGGGATGGGACTCAGTGTAAGAAGGTTCGGACAATGGGTGGACATCAGACAAGAACTGGAGTGTTGGCATGGAGCTCACGCATATTATCATCGGGTAGCAGAGATCGTAACATACTTCAACACGATCTTCGTGTCCCTAGTGACTACATTAGCAAGCTTGTTGGCCATAAATCAGAG GTATGTGGGCTTAAATGGTCTCACGATGACAGAGAACTCGCATCTGGTGGAAATGACAATCAGCTACTAGTTTGGAACCAGCATGCTACACAGCCTGTTCTGAAACTGACGGAGCACACAGCTGCAGTCAAAGCGATTGCATGGTCGCCTCACCAGAGCAACCTTTTGGTTTCTGGGGGTGGCACTGCTGACAGATGCATTCGGTTTTGGAACACCGCTAATGGGAACCAACTGAACCATGTTGACACTGGAAGCCAAGTGTGCAATCTAGCATGGAGCAAGAATGTGAACGAATTAGTCAGCACTCATGGGTACTCCCAGAATCAAATTATGGTGTGGAAATATCCTACATTGGCTAAG GTTGCGACTCTAACTGGACATAGCATGAGAGTATTGTATCTAGCAATGTCACCAGATGGTCAAACGATAGTGACCGGTGCTGGGGATGAAACTTTAAGGTTTTGGAATGTTTTCCCCTCTGTGAAATCTCCG GCTGCTGTAAGGGACTCTGGGCTGATGTCATTGGGACGAACTCATATCAGATGA